A region of Thermococcus piezophilus DNA encodes the following proteins:
- a CDS encoding MazG nucleotide pyrophosphohydrolase domain-containing protein, which translates to MNEYQQRVDKLVREFGGYWKPFEMLAALVEEIGELSDELLKLEGVKGAGSQKKLREELGDVMFALSCIANYYQVDLLEALDESIRKYGERDAERWKNP; encoded by the coding sequence ATGAATGAATATCAACAAAGAGTTGATAAACTCGTCAGGGAATTCGGGGGTTACTGGAAGCCATTTGAGATGCTGGCAGCTTTAGTGGAGGAGATTGGAGAGCTCTCCGATGAACTCCTAAAACTGGAGGGAGTTAAGGGAGCAGGGAGCCAAAAGAAATTGAGAGAAGAGCTAGGGGATGTGATGTTTGCCCTCTCGTGTATTGCCAATTACTATCAAGTGGACCTTCTGGAGGCACTCGATGAGAGCATACGGAAGTACGGAGAGCGCGACGCGGAACGTTGGAAAAACCCCTAA
- a CDS encoding ArsR/SmtB family transcription factor yields MRVKDVLGELDEKQRKTVIQCAETCGIPNLEKDIESSVNKDIVKFLKAISNPLRLQILKILKDNWLCVCLISKILGQDQTLISHHLRTLRALGLILERKEGKMHFYKTNTETLERYLSQVRTELV; encoded by the coding sequence ATGAGGGTTAAAGATGTACTAGGAGAACTGGACGAGAAGCAGCGGAAGACTGTCATTCAATGTGCAGAAACCTGCGGAATTCCAAATCTCGAAAAGGACATTGAGTCCTCTGTGAATAAGGACATTGTAAAATTCCTTAAGGCAATATCAAACCCACTGAGGCTTCAGATACTCAAAATTCTGAAAGACAATTGGCTGTGTGTGTGCCTGATATCCAAAATACTCGGGCAGGATCAGACCCTAATCAGCCACCACCTTCGTACTCTAAGAGCCCTCGGTCTAATACTCGAGAGGAAGGAGGGCAAAATGCACTTCTATAAAACAAATACGGAGACCCTGGAGAGATACTTATCACAGGTTAGAACTGAACTAGTGTAG
- a CDS encoding Mov34/MPN/PAD-1 family protein produces METVKIRRELLEYLLELAREFYPNEFAGFLREREGIFEEVLIAPAGHFGRNSAFFNTWMLPYDETIKGTVHSHPSPNPWPSQADLEFFSKFGGIHLIIAYPFTEESVRAYKNDGTRLRLEVVD; encoded by the coding sequence ATGGAAACAGTCAAAATCCGCAGAGAACTACTCGAATATCTCCTCGAATTGGCTAGGGAGTTCTATCCCAACGAATTCGCCGGCTTTTTGAGGGAGAGAGAGGGGATTTTTGAGGAGGTTCTCATCGCCCCAGCAGGACACTTCGGTCGCAATTCGGCGTTTTTCAACACTTGGATGCTACCATATGACGAGACCATAAAGGGGACGGTTCATTCCCATCCGAGCCCCAATCCGTGGCCCTCCCAGGCAGATTTAGAATTTTTCTCCAAGTTTGGAGGGATTCATCTAATAATCGCCTACCCATTTACAGAGGAGAGCGTGAGGGCTTACAAAAACGATGGAACCCGATTGAGACTTGAGGTTGTTGACTAA
- a CDS encoding RidA family protein — protein sequence MKKEVVFTEDAPKPIGPYSQGVIVEAKRWLFVSGQIPINPETGELIDGPIEEQAKQALENLLAVVRATGGSADNVVKVTVYITDMAEYAKFNEVYAKYFSGSKPARAVVEVSNLPKGVKVEIDAIVAL from the coding sequence ATGAAGAAGGAAGTGGTTTTCACGGAAGATGCCCCAAAGCCAATCGGGCCCTACAGCCAAGGGGTAATTGTGGAAGCCAAGAGGTGGCTTTTCGTTTCCGGCCAGATACCGATAAATCCAGAGACAGGGGAACTGATAGATGGCCCAATCGAAGAGCAGGCAAAGCAAGCCCTTGAGAACCTCTTAGCAGTTGTGAGGGCCACCGGCGGAAGCGCTGACAACGTCGTCAAAGTTACCGTCTACATAACAGACATGGCGGAATATGCCAAGTTCAACGAGGTCTATGCCAAGTATTTCTCTGGGTCCAAACCGGCTAGGGCAGTCGTCGAGGTTTCAAACCTGCCAAAAGGAGTCAAGGTTGAGATTGATGCCATCGTCGCCCTTTGA
- a CDS encoding DUF2666 family protein has product MKVEDQIIFTARHGSWKVGDRLLDMDNESIAHFLASIANTVNFKIAEYLTEVMNIAGIMSLAEEIAKKDLNDTIMALKSSGTARKLGTLVFEEDKKLKKHLVEVAKAILVRAALAKKVSIDYPEEPLKEVKIVLPFNEDHINFTAKHGRWIVVKRLMIDDKTPMADVARILASINETITLKLPIYAGIDLDGIDAWFGEFKKVKKAEIPAVVEKYKHFPAENYAPSGFEKHAEVYALRKALEKISLPLDVPAKNLEKYLEKK; this is encoded by the coding sequence ATGAAAGTTGAGGATCAGATTATCTTTACGGCTCGTCACGGAAGCTGGAAGGTAGGAGACCGACTCCTCGATATGGACAACGAGAGTATTGCCCACTTTCTCGCGAGCATTGCCAACACCGTGAACTTCAAGATAGCCGAGTATCTAACGGAAGTCATGAACATCGCGGGAATAATGAGCCTCGCCGAGGAGATAGCCAAAAAGGACCTGAATGATACTATAATGGCCCTTAAGTCCTCAGGAACGGCAAGAAAGCTTGGCACCCTTGTCTTCGAGGAAGATAAGAAGCTGAAGAAGCACCTAGTTGAGGTAGCCAAGGCAATTCTCGTTAGAGCGGCTCTGGCCAAGAAGGTTTCCATCGACTACCCCGAAGAGCCCCTGAAGGAAGTCAAAATCGTCCTCCCCTTCAACGAAGACCACATCAACTTCACGGCCAAGCACGGCAGGTGGATAGTCGTGAAGAGGCTCATGATAGACGATAAGACTCCTATGGCGGATGTCGCCAGAATCCTGGCGAGCATAAACGAGACGATAACGCTCAAACTTCCAATCTACGCTGGGATAGACCTGGATGGTATAGATGCTTGGTTCGGGGAATTCAAGAAAGTTAAAAAGGCCGAGATTCCCGCTGTAGTTGAGAAGTACAAGCACTTCCCGGCCGAGAATTACGCACCGAGTGGCTTTGAGAAACACGCAGAGGTTTATGCCCTTAGGAAGGCCCTGGAGAAGATAAGCCTCCCGCTCGACGTCCCGGCAAAGAACCTAGAGAAGTACCTGGAGAAGAAATGA
- the lonB gene encoding ATP-dependent protease LonB, whose protein sequence is MGDDENVKKEVLTPKEYGERLELGIEFNTTEELKVPERLIDQVIGQEHAVEVIKTAATQKRHVLLIGEPGTGKSMLGQAMAELLPTESLEDILVFPNPEDENMPKIKTVPACQGRRIVERYREKAKSQENIKSYLLLLVIFTVMMALFIQFSATTLLMGLFVIVITIMALSNMRLKSSVLVPKLLVDNCGRTKAPFIDATGAHAGALLGDVRHDPFQSGGLGTPAHERVEPGMIHRAHKGVLFIDEIATLSLKMQQSLLTAMQEKKFPITGQSEMSSGAMVRTEPVPCDFVLVAAGNLDTVDKMHPALRSRIRGYGYEVYMRTTMPDTLENRKKLVQFVAQEVIRDGKIPHFMRDAVEEIVREAQKRAGRKGHLTLRLRDLGGIVRAAGDIAVKKGKKYVEKEDVLEAIKMAKPLEKQLADWYIERKKEYQVIKTEGSEIGRVNGLAVIGEQSGIVLPIEAVVAPAASKEEGKIIVTGKLGEIAKEAVQNVSAIIKRYKGEDISRYDIHVQFLQTYEGVEGDSASISVATAVISALEEIPIRQDVAMTGSLSVRGEVLPIGGATPKIEAAIEAGIKTVIIPKSNEKDVFLSKDKAETINIIPVETIDEVLEIALEGSEKKRELLRRIRETLPLSR, encoded by the coding sequence ATGGGGGACGACGAGAACGTTAAGAAGGAAGTCCTGACCCCCAAAGAGTACGGGGAGCGCTTAGAACTTGGCATTGAGTTCAATACCACTGAGGAACTCAAGGTTCCGGAAAGGCTCATCGATCAGGTTATTGGTCAGGAACATGCAGTAGAGGTCATTAAAACTGCAGCCACTCAGAAGAGGCACGTCCTTCTCATAGGCGAGCCTGGAACTGGAAAGTCCATGCTCGGCCAGGCGATGGCTGAGCTCCTCCCAACCGAGAGCCTTGAGGATATCCTAGTTTTCCCCAACCCCGAAGACGAGAACATGCCTAAAATTAAAACCGTCCCTGCCTGTCAGGGCAGGCGCATCGTTGAGAGGTACCGTGAGAAGGCCAAGAGTCAGGAGAATATAAAGTCCTACCTTCTACTACTTGTCATATTCACCGTTATGATGGCGTTATTTATTCAGTTTAGCGCCACCACTCTCCTCATGGGCCTGTTCGTCATAGTAATCACCATAATGGCCCTCTCCAACATGCGCCTCAAAAGCTCGGTTCTTGTTCCAAAGCTCCTTGTGGATAACTGTGGAAGAACCAAGGCACCGTTCATCGACGCAACGGGTGCACACGCCGGAGCGCTACTTGGTGATGTTCGTCACGACCCCTTCCAGAGCGGTGGTCTCGGAACGCCGGCTCACGAGCGCGTTGAGCCGGGAATGATACACCGCGCCCACAAGGGAGTGCTCTTCATAGACGAGATCGCCACCCTGAGCCTCAAGATGCAGCAGAGCCTGCTCACAGCAATGCAGGAAAAGAAGTTCCCCATTACCGGCCAGAGTGAGATGTCGAGCGGTGCAATGGTCAGAACCGAGCCAGTTCCATGTGACTTTGTTCTTGTGGCCGCTGGAAACCTCGATACTGTGGACAAGATGCACCCAGCGCTCCGCTCGAGGATCAGGGGTTACGGTTACGAGGTCTACATGAGGACAACTATGCCGGACACTCTGGAGAACAGGAAGAAGCTTGTCCAGTTCGTGGCCCAGGAGGTAATTAGGGACGGTAAGATCCCGCACTTCATGAGGGATGCCGTCGAAGAGATAGTAAGGGAGGCCCAGAAGAGGGCCGGAAGGAAGGGCCACTTAACGCTCCGCCTCAGAGACCTCGGCGGTATTGTCAGGGCCGCTGGTGACATAGCGGTCAAGAAGGGTAAGAAGTACGTCGAGAAGGAGGACGTTTTAGAGGCCATAAAGATGGCGAAGCCCCTCGAGAAGCAGCTGGCAGACTGGTACATCGAGCGCAAGAAGGAGTATCAGGTCATCAAGACTGAGGGCAGCGAGATAGGAAGGGTGAACGGATTAGCAGTCATAGGTGAGCAGAGCGGTATCGTCCTACCGATTGAAGCTGTTGTTGCCCCAGCAGCGAGCAAGGAGGAGGGTAAGATTATTGTCACTGGAAAACTTGGCGAGATAGCGAAAGAAGCAGTCCAGAACGTCTCGGCGATAATCAAGCGCTACAAGGGTGAGGATATTAGCCGCTACGATATCCACGTCCAGTTTCTCCAGACCTACGAAGGGGTTGAGGGTGACTCCGCCAGCATAAGCGTTGCTACTGCGGTCATCTCGGCCCTTGAGGAGATTCCTATAAGGCAGGACGTGGCAATGACTGGCTCGCTCAGCGTTCGCGGCGAGGTGCTCCCGATAGGCGGTGCAACGCCGAAGATCGAAGCCGCTATCGAGGCGGGTATAAAGACCGTGATAATCCCCAAGAGCAACGAGAAGGATGTATTTCTCAGCAAGGACAAAGCCGAGACGATAAACATCATTCCAGTGGAGACAATCGACGAGGTTCTCGAGATAGCACTTGAGGGAAGCGAGAAGAAGAGGGAGCTTCTCAGGAGGATTAGGGAGACCCTACCGCTCTCCCGCTGA
- the sufC gene encoding Fe-S cluster assembly ATPase SufC — MLKVENLRVTVGDREILKGVNISVDNEGFHVIMGPNGSGKSTLALTIAGHPRYEVREGRILFNGKDITDMPPYKRARMGIMLAFQHPEEIEGVKIIDFLQQVLAEVKGIDLAEAYDMIVETARELWFKEDDLMRYVNAGFSGGERKRFEILQALLLEPKLLILDEPDSGVDVDSLSVISRKIEELHKKGTAILLITHYGRILQHLDPSTFSVHVMKDGRVVLEKGGEFVKEIEEKGFQRLFEECGCDE, encoded by the coding sequence GTGCTCAAAGTAGAGAACCTCAGAGTCACTGTCGGAGATAGGGAGATTCTCAAGGGTGTGAACATTTCCGTGGATAATGAGGGCTTTCATGTCATCATGGGCCCCAACGGTTCTGGAAAATCCACCCTCGCGCTGACCATTGCTGGTCATCCGAGGTATGAGGTCAGGGAGGGTAGGATACTCTTCAATGGCAAGGACATAACCGATATGCCTCCCTATAAAAGGGCCAGAATGGGCATAATGCTCGCATTCCAGCATCCGGAAGAGATTGAAGGAGTCAAAATAATAGATTTCCTTCAGCAGGTTCTCGCGGAAGTCAAGGGAATTGACCTTGCTGAAGCTTATGATATGATAGTGGAAACCGCCAGGGAACTGTGGTTCAAAGAAGATGACCTCATGAGATACGTTAATGCCGGCTTCTCTGGTGGTGAGAGAAAGCGGTTTGAAATCCTCCAGGCACTGCTTCTCGAGCCGAAGCTCCTAATTCTCGACGAGCCTGACAGTGGCGTTGATGTGGATTCGCTCAGTGTGATAAGCAGAAAGATCGAGGAGCTCCACAAAAAAGGGACGGCGATACTACTGATAACCCACTATGGAAGAATCCTCCAGCACCTCGACCCAAGCACGTTCAGTGTTCACGTAATGAAGGACGGCAGGGTAGTGCTAGAAAAGGGAGGCGAGTTCGTGAAGGAGATTGAAGAGAAAGGCTTCCAGAGACTTTTCGAGGAGT